The Salvia miltiorrhiza cultivar Shanhuang (shh) chromosome 1, IMPLAD_Smil_shh, whole genome shotgun sequence genome has a window encoding:
- the LOC131009299 gene encoding uncharacterized protein LOC131009299, producing MARKKDLSSFERSAILQFPLEGSKNGKPGRGKLTAEVQKWKSSRRTISQLWAAAKKQNDHGEVISCLSKKPSTPRRKRVEIDLGLIASIDLTKKSTIRKLACGIGCSKTTVGRWIQFGLIRAHTNAIKPDLTAPNKLLRLRFSLEALEWNRIVRSLSFKTMHNTFHIDEKWFYITKTSQRFYLTPEKTEPHRTCKSKKFIQKVMFMCVVCRPVFGDDGSCLFDGKIGIFPFTELVPAKRKGKKRDAGTIELKPIQSITKEVVKDCFINQKNGQQMLANIQQDNASPHIQDSDPDFRVVASADGFDIHLINQPPNSPDTNINDLGWFRAIQSLQTESICNSVGDLVNAVINSFNELSPNTLNKVFLSLQSCMIKILKVKGRNSYKIPHMRKNALIRQDMLSLNLQVPSELVRECISYLIDNGALSISDTLMQVLGVHAGCTNELEVMVHHLQIQGNEVM from the exons ATGGCTAGAAAAAAGGATCTTTCTTCCTTTGAGAGATCAGCCATTCTCCAATTCCCtcttgaagggagcaaaaacGGCAAACCGGGCAGAGGGAAGCTCACTGCAGAGGTGCAAAAGTGGAAGAGTTCACGACGAACCATTAGTCAACTTTGGGCAGCTGCAAAAAAGCAAAATGATCATGGTGAGGTAATTAGTTGTTTGAGTAAAAAACCTTCAACACCAAGAAGAAAACGTGTAGAAATTGATTTAGGATTGATTGCTAGCATAGACTTGACAAAAAAATCTACAATTAGAAAGCTAGCATGTGGGATTGGATGCAGTAAAACCACAGTTGGTAGGTGGATTCAATTTGGGCTGATCAGGGCTCATACAAATGCAATTAAGCCTGATCTTACGGCTCCAAACAAGTTGCTTAGGCTACGATTTTCCTTAGAAGCTCTGGAATGGAATAGGATTGTTAGGAGTTTGTCATTTAAAACCATGCACAACACATTCCACATTGATGAAAAGTGGTTCTACATCACAAAAACATCACAAAGGTTCTACCTCACCCCTGAAAAGACAGAACCACATAGGACATGCAAGAGCAAAAAGTTCATCCAAAAAGTGATGTTCATGTGTGTTGTGTGTCGACCAGTGTTTGGTGATGATGGCAGCTGCTTGTTTGATGGGAAGATTGGAATATTTCCATTCACAGAATTAGTGCCGGCTaaaagaaaaggtaaaaaaaGGGATGCAGGGACAATAGAGCTCAAGCCCATACAAAGCATCACCAAAGAAGTTGTGAAAGATTGCTTTATCAACCAG AAAAATGGCCAGCAAATGCTAGCAAACATACAACAAGATAATGCTAGTCCTCACATACAAGACTCAGACCCAGATTTCAGAGTTGTAGCTTCAGCAGATGGTTTTGATATTCATTTGATAAATCAACCACCAAACTCACCAGATACAAACATCAATGATCTGGGGTGGTTTAGGGCAATACAGTCCCTACAAACTGAATCAATTTGTAACAGTGTGGGTGATCTTGTGAATGCAGTCATTAATTCATTCAATGAATTAAGTCCAAACACTTTGAACAAAGTGTTTTTGAGCTTACAGAGTTGCATGATTAAAATTCTGAAAGTTAAAGGGAGGAATAGCTACAAAATTCCTCATATGAGGAAGAATGCACTAATTAGGCAGGATATGCTCTCATTGAATCTCCAAGTTCCAAGTGAACTTGTTAGGGAATGCATATCCTACCTAATTGACAATGGAGCATTATCAATTAGTGATACACTAATGCAAGTGTTAGGAGTGCATGCAGGATGTACAAATGAGCTTGAGGTGATGGTGCATCACCTTCAAATTCAAGGAAATGAAGTAAtgtga